One window of the Brevibacterium limosum genome contains the following:
- a CDS encoding molybdopterin-dependent oxidoreductase, whose amino-acid sequence MASAPRTWASVIAGIVATLIYFGAAELIALSLAAASAPALLIGQALIPLLPTVLIKSAIAVFGTHDKLALVITIVAGGTGLGAIIGWIGARRRGLALVLLIGFALLPAVVGFSSGVGLPATVPSLGGVAAGAVAFAVLLRLADVPDRAGGSSTDTSSAGSAADHSTADSAEAGTGKQDQSPARPGRRAFFGLAAGLSAVGVAAVAAGQSAATLARSAAGTVTKLVLPRPATSAPAIPAGAELDVSGLTPLVTANDDFYRIDTALIPPSIDAETWQLRIHGLVEHEVTITMAELLDLPLEEHYVTLACVSNEVGGDLVGNAKWLGYPIRELLARTKPTAGADMVLSGSDDGFTASSPLEVLTDDRAALLAVGMNGHALPRDHGYPARLVVPGLYGYVSATKWVTDLEVTRFADKEAYWTTRGWSTHGPVLVASQIDVPRPGATVTPQGDDRVVTAGMAWAQHTGIGKVQVRIDNGDWHEADLSEELDNDTWRQWRCEFTGLDAGTHTVTVRAIDAEGTVQTSQRRPAIPSAATGFHDRQFTVG is encoded by the coding sequence ATGGCGAGCGCCCCACGCACATGGGCCTCCGTGATCGCCGGGATCGTCGCCACCCTCATCTACTTCGGCGCCGCCGAACTCATCGCTCTCTCACTGGCAGCGGCGTCAGCCCCGGCACTGCTCATCGGCCAGGCCCTCATCCCGCTGCTGCCGACCGTTCTCATCAAGTCCGCGATCGCAGTCTTCGGCACTCACGACAAACTCGCCCTCGTCATCACCATCGTCGCAGGCGGCACCGGTCTCGGGGCGATCATCGGGTGGATCGGCGCCCGCCGCCGCGGTCTCGCTCTCGTCCTGCTCATCGGCTTCGCACTGCTGCCGGCCGTCGTCGGATTCAGCTCGGGTGTCGGACTTCCGGCCACCGTACCGAGTCTCGGCGGAGTCGCGGCCGGTGCCGTGGCTTTCGCCGTACTCCTCCGGCTCGCCGATGTCCCCGACCGTGCTGGAGGAAGCTCGACCGACACATCCTCGGCAGGCTCGGCTGCGGACCATTCCACGGCCGACTCTGCGGAGGCGGGAACCGGCAAGCAGGACCAATCTCCTGCCCGACCCGGGCGGCGGGCCTTCTTCGGGCTGGCCGCGGGCCTGAGCGCGGTCGGCGTCGCCGCCGTCGCGGCCGGACAGTCCGCGGCCACACTGGCCCGCAGTGCGGCAGGAACGGTGACGAAACTCGTCCTTCCGCGACCGGCCACCTCGGCGCCGGCGATCCCAGCAGGAGCCGAACTCGACGTGTCCGGACTGACCCCGCTGGTCACCGCGAACGATGATTTCTACCGCATCGACACCGCACTGATCCCACCGTCGATCGACGCCGAGACCTGGCAGCTGCGCATCCACGGCCTCGTCGAACACGAAGTCACGATCACCATGGCCGAACTGCTCGACCTGCCGTTGGAGGAACACTATGTGACCCTGGCGTGCGTATCGAACGAAGTCGGCGGAGACCTCGTCGGCAACGCGAAATGGTTGGGCTATCCGATCCGGGAGCTGCTCGCACGGACGAAGCCGACAGCCGGTGCGGATATGGTGCTCTCGGGCTCCGATGACGGGTTCACCGCCTCGAGCCCACTCGAAGTCCTCACCGACGACCGGGCGGCGCTGCTGGCCGTAGGGATGAACGGTCACGCCCTGCCGCGCGACCACGGTTACCCGGCGCGCCTCGTCGTCCCCGGACTCTACGGATATGTCTCGGCCACGAAATGGGTGACCGACCTCGAAGTCACCCGCTTCGCGGACAAGGAGGCCTATTGGACGACTCGCGGCTGGTCGACGCACGGACCTGTGCTCGTCGCCTCGCAGATCGACGTGCCCCGACCCGGGGCCACAGTGACGCCGCAGGGCGACGACCGAGTGGTCACGGCGGGCATGGCCTGGGCCCAGCACACGGGAATCGGGAAGGTGCAGGTGCGCATCGACAACGGTGATTGGCATGAAGCCGACTTGAGCGAAGAGCTGGACAACGACACCTGGCGGCAATGGCGATGCGAGTTCACCGGCTTGGATGCGGGAACGCATACGGTGACGGTGCGCGCCATCGACGCCGAAGGCACGGTGCAGACCTCCCAGCGTCGCCCCGCCATCCCGAGTGCCGCAACCGGGTTCCACGACCGCCAATTCACCGTGGGCTGA
- a CDS encoding aldehyde dehydrogenase family protein has translation MSTTTTATNTLVDRGRTAVRAIIDGNFGQWIGGRAVTGTGDEIGLISPSDGTVIGSLSAASEQQLDEAVATARTAFNETDWAEDAKLRARVLRRLADLVEADAEEIAYLDGIEAGKVAGGSVEEDVPDVAANLRLSADLISRDDGRYLRSPDGWGWVTKVPSGVVGAILPWNYPVAMLGWKIAPALAAGNAMVVKTSEDSTLSALHLAKLATEAGVPDGILNVLTGTGADIGAAMGLHLGIDVLTFTGSGPVGRSFLESSARSNLKKVSLELGGRAGYIVDSAHATDFEAIAADIAGAAFGTSGQNCTAASRVIYVGDDDERFAEFRTALINATEALTVGDPFDADTDVGPVINVRAHDRITSWVDEAVEKGARILNTRAAVPDTGTWYPPTVIENVPDDSELGRGEIFGPVTQLLQRTSRDDAVDLINGEPYGLASSVWCEDIARVRWWASRLRVGTLAVNGYSEGTEATPFGGMRQSGFWGRDNGPEALETYQETMTVWVADT, from the coding sequence ATGAGCACCACGACAACTGCGACGAACACTCTCGTCGACCGCGGTCGAACCGCGGTGCGGGCCATCATCGACGGCAACTTCGGACAGTGGATCGGCGGCCGAGCCGTGACCGGCACCGGAGATGAGATCGGTCTCATCTCACCGAGCGACGGAACGGTCATCGGCAGCCTCTCCGCGGCGAGCGAGCAGCAGCTCGATGAAGCGGTCGCCACAGCACGCACCGCCTTCAACGAGACCGACTGGGCCGAGGACGCGAAGTTGCGGGCCCGGGTGCTGCGCCGACTCGCCGACCTCGTCGAAGCCGACGCGGAAGAGATCGCCTATCTCGACGGCATCGAAGCAGGAAAGGTCGCCGGCGGCAGCGTCGAGGAAGACGTCCCCGACGTCGCCGCGAATCTCAGACTCAGCGCCGATCTCATCTCCCGCGATGACGGACGGTATCTGCGCAGCCCTGATGGGTGGGGATGGGTGACGAAGGTGCCCAGTGGTGTCGTCGGGGCGATCCTGCCCTGGAACTACCCCGTGGCCATGCTCGGCTGGAAGATCGCCCCGGCTCTGGCCGCCGGCAATGCGATGGTCGTCAAGACCTCTGAGGATTCGACGCTCAGCGCCCTCCACCTCGCGAAGCTCGCCACCGAGGCAGGTGTGCCCGACGGCATCCTCAACGTCCTGACAGGCACCGGCGCGGACATCGGCGCCGCCATGGGGCTGCATCTGGGCATCGACGTGCTCACCTTCACCGGATCGGGCCCCGTCGGCAGGTCCTTCCTCGAATCCTCGGCCCGTTCGAACCTCAAGAAGGTGTCCCTCGAACTCGGCGGACGAGCCGGCTACATCGTCGACTCCGCCCACGCCACGGACTTCGAGGCCATCGCCGCCGACATCGCCGGTGCCGCCTTCGGCACCAGCGGCCAGAACTGCACCGCCGCGTCTCGGGTGATCTATGTCGGCGACGATGACGAGAGGTTCGCCGAATTCCGCACCGCGCTCATCAATGCGACCGAAGCACTCACCGTCGGCGACCCGTTCGACGCCGATACGGATGTCGGGCCGGTGATCAACGTCCGCGCCCACGACCGCATCACCTCCTGGGTCGACGAAGCGGTGGAGAAGGGAGCACGGATCCTCAACACCCGTGCCGCTGTCCCCGACACGGGCACCTGGTACCCGCCGACCGTCATCGAGAACGTGCCCGATGACAGCGAACTCGGTCGCGGCGAGATCTTCGGCCCCGTCACCCAGCTGCTGCAGCGCACCAGCCGCGACGACGCCGTCGACCTCATCAACGGCGAACCCTATGGGCTGGCCTCGAGCGTGTGGTGCGAGGACATCGCCCGAGTGCGGTGGTGGGCGAGCCGGCTCCGCGTGGGCACCCTCGCCGTCAACGGCTACAGCGAAGGCACCGAAGCCACCCCGTTCGGCGGTATGCGACAGTCGGGATTCTGGGGCCGCGACAACGGCCCGGAAGCGCTGGAGACCTATCAGGAGACCATGACCGTCTGGGTGGCCGACACCTGA
- a CDS encoding dihydrodipicolinate synthase family protein: MTNPMRGVFAVPTTPYTEDGDQNLDALGSRIEEVLDSGVTGLLGLGATGEALALRAAEREAQIKTIVSAVDGRAHVVIGCMAYTPAEMSAHITAAAERGADAVMVTPPFYGGLEPEAVIAALHPVLTASELPVMVYNNPHSTGTDLLPDHLASLTDTGRLWSVKETSGAATRIRELRSRLGEDTEIFVGADGIALEGFAQGASGWVAASAWLLPDHCQRLWGLAERGDWAGAVDLWRSLGPALGLIEDDSAFISLIKQALGRSGHEQGPVRPPLPTAGPEALATLLDAIAELERKHTA; the protein is encoded by the coding sequence ATGACGAATCCGATGCGCGGTGTGTTCGCCGTTCCGACGACTCCCTATACCGAGGACGGAGACCAGAACCTCGACGCCCTGGGCAGCCGCATCGAGGAGGTGCTCGACTCGGGCGTGACCGGTCTCCTCGGTCTCGGGGCCACGGGGGAGGCGCTGGCGCTGCGTGCCGCCGAGCGGGAAGCGCAGATCAAGACCATCGTCTCTGCCGTCGACGGCCGGGCACACGTGGTCATCGGATGTATGGCCTACACTCCGGCCGAAATGTCGGCCCACATCACCGCTGCCGCCGAACGGGGAGCCGACGCCGTCATGGTCACCCCGCCCTTCTACGGCGGGCTCGAACCCGAAGCCGTCATCGCCGCCCTTCACCCGGTCCTCACGGCGTCCGAACTGCCGGTCATGGTCTACAACAACCCCCACTCCACGGGCACCGACCTGCTCCCGGACCACCTCGCCTCGCTCACGGACACCGGTCGACTCTGGAGCGTCAAAGAGACCTCGGGCGCGGCCACCCGCATCCGGGAGCTGCGCAGCCGCCTCGGTGAAGACACCGAGATCTTCGTCGGAGCCGACGGGATCGCACTCGAGGGCTTCGCCCAGGGCGCCAGCGGCTGGGTGGCCGCGTCCGCCTGGCTGCTGCCCGATCACTGCCAGAGGCTGTGGGGACTTGCCGAGCGCGGTGACTGGGCCGGCGCCGTCGACCTATGGAGAAGCCTCGGGCCGGCTCTCGGGCTCATCGAGGACGACTCCGCATTCATCTCACTCATCAAACAGGCGCTCGGACGGTCCGGCCACGAACAGGGGCCCGTGCGTCCACCCCTGCCGACCGCCGGCCCCGAAGCACTGGCGACGCTGCTCGACGCGATCGCCGAACTGGAGAGGAAACACACAGCATGA
- a CDS encoding Bax inhibitor-1/YccA family protein: MMNRAINQGAQAGRNQPVMSDQELNNLFNQPAAENRNAGPQVADRAMTYDDVMMKTGVLFAILLAGAVVGWLVPVLALPAALIALVLGLVNAFKREPNKALIIGYAAFEGVFLGGISAMFEAAFPGIVVQAVLATLCVFGVMLALFKFKGVRYGSKMMKFMMIAVGGYAIFSIINFGIAMFTGTGGARSVEINIMGMTFPLGVIIGIVATVLAAMTLIMDFQMIEEGVKHKIPEKYSWMCAFSLMVTLVWLYIEILRLISYFRD; the protein is encoded by the coding sequence ATGATGAACCGGGCGATCAATCAGGGAGCCCAGGCCGGCCGCAATCAGCCGGTCATGTCCGATCAGGAACTCAACAACCTGTTCAACCAACCGGCCGCCGAGAACCGCAACGCAGGCCCCCAGGTCGCCGACCGTGCGATGACCTACGACGACGTGATGATGAAGACCGGCGTGCTCTTCGCCATCCTCCTCGCCGGTGCCGTCGTCGGCTGGCTCGTGCCCGTCCTCGCTCTGCCCGCGGCGCTCATCGCGCTCGTTCTCGGCCTCGTCAACGCCTTCAAGAGGGAACCGAACAAGGCCCTGATCATCGGTTATGCCGCATTCGAAGGCGTCTTCCTCGGCGGCATCTCCGCCATGTTCGAGGCGGCGTTCCCCGGAATCGTCGTCCAGGCCGTGCTCGCCACGCTCTGCGTCTTCGGCGTCATGCTCGCCCTCTTCAAGTTCAAGGGCGTGCGCTACGGCTCGAAGATGATGAAGTTCATGATGATCGCCGTCGGCGGTTACGCGATCTTCTCGATCATCAACTTCGGCATCGCCATGTTCACCGGCACCGGCGGTGCCCGCAGCGTCGAGATCAACATCATGGGAATGACGTTCCCCCTCGGTGTCATCATCGGCATCGTCGCCACCGTGCTCGCCGCGATGACGCTGATCATGGACTTCCAGATGATCGAAGAGGGCGTCAAGCACAAGATCCCGGAGAAGTACTCCTGGATGTGCGCATTCTCGCTCATGGTCACCCTCGTGTGGCTCTACATCGAGATCCTGCGCCTCATCTCCTACTTCAGAGACTGA
- a CDS encoding AbgT family transporter, giving the protein MSSTTPAAAEKRSDGPELNWLMRVLVIIEKAGNKLPHPFWLFLSLAVIVMILSAIFSATGLNAVNPATDEKVTVTNLFATDSLREIVAGATDNFVTFPPLGLVLIVLIGVAVAEQSGLIPAMLRGTIAGASPKWITFIVALAGTASSIASDASYMIMIPLGGLAFKAVGRNPLLGCLVAYAATSGGYSAAPMVNSLDTILGGLSTSAAQIIDADYTVSPVANFYFNFVSMFVVAAAVTLVTELVLSKRADQIELDEETDDDPDNFDVKMALDANEKRGIVIAVISIVVCAGVLFALAWPAGSFLRDEAGGFGPESGLMAGIAAIIGFGFFIVGIVYGYATGSIKRTADIPEMMGKGLLPFVPVIVLFFAASQFLALFKMSNLGEILAIRGADVFGALNTGPFVILLGGWLLVALGALFLTSGSGLWTLMAPVLVPMFMLLSIAPETTQALYRIGDSTTNIISPMSPYFVVVLGFVQRYKKDAGIGTVLSFTIPLSFAMFVLWGLLFFIWWATGIPWGPGAATHYHMG; this is encoded by the coding sequence ATGTCGAGCACCACACCTGCAGCTGCAGAGAAGAGGAGTGACGGACCTGAGCTGAACTGGCTGATGCGCGTCCTCGTCATCATCGAGAAGGCCGGCAACAAACTGCCGCACCCGTTCTGGCTGTTCCTGTCGCTGGCGGTCATCGTCATGATCCTCTCGGCGATCTTCTCGGCCACGGGACTCAACGCCGTCAACCCGGCCACGGACGAGAAGGTGACGGTGACGAACCTCTTCGCCACCGATTCGCTGCGTGAGATCGTCGCGGGAGCCACGGACAACTTCGTCACCTTCCCGCCGCTGGGACTCGTCCTCATCGTCCTCATCGGTGTGGCCGTGGCCGAGCAGTCCGGCCTGATCCCGGCGATGCTGCGCGGAACCATCGCCGGGGCCTCCCCGAAGTGGATCACGTTCATCGTCGCCCTGGCCGGAACCGCCTCGTCGATCGCCTCCGACGCCTCGTACATGATCATGATTCCCCTCGGCGGGCTTGCGTTCAAAGCCGTCGGTCGCAACCCGCTGCTCGGCTGCCTGGTCGCGTACGCCGCGACTTCGGGCGGGTATTCGGCCGCGCCGATGGTCAATTCGCTCGACACCATCCTCGGCGGCCTGTCGACCTCGGCCGCGCAGATCATCGACGCCGACTACACCGTCAGCCCGGTCGCGAACTTCTACTTCAACTTCGTCTCCATGTTCGTCGTCGCCGCCGCCGTGACCCTGGTGACCGAGCTGGTCCTGTCCAAGCGAGCCGACCAGATCGAACTCGACGAGGAGACCGACGACGATCCGGACAACTTCGACGTCAAGATGGCCCTCGACGCCAATGAGAAGCGCGGCATCGTCATCGCCGTCATCAGCATCGTCGTCTGTGCGGGTGTGTTGTTCGCGCTCGCCTGGCCCGCCGGATCGTTCCTCCGTGACGAAGCCGGCGGCTTCGGTCCAGAATCAGGACTGATGGCCGGGATCGCCGCGATCATCGGCTTCGGTTTCTTCATCGTCGGCATCGTGTACGGCTACGCGACCGGATCGATCAAACGCACCGCCGATATTCCGGAGATGATGGGCAAGGGGCTGCTGCCCTTCGTTCCGGTCATCGTCCTGTTCTTCGCGGCCAGCCAGTTCCTCGCCCTGTTCAAGATGTCCAACCTCGGCGAGATTCTCGCGATCAGGGGCGCCGACGTCTTCGGAGCGCTCAACACGGGCCCGTTCGTCATCCTGCTCGGCGGGTGGCTGCTCGTGGCGCTCGGCGCCCTCTTCCTCACGTCCGGGTCGGGACTCTGGACACTCATGGCCCCGGTGCTCGTGCCGATGTTCATGCTCCTGTCCATCGCCCCCGAGACCACTCAGGCGCTCTACCGCATCGGTGACTCGACGACGAACATCATCTCCCCGATGAGCCCGTACTTCGTCGTTGTCCTCGGCTTCGTCCAGCGGTACAAGAAGGATGCGGGCATCGGCACGGTGCTCTCATTCACGATTCCGCTGTCCTTCGCCATGTTCGTCCTCTGGGGACTGCTGTTCTTCATCTGGTGGGCCACGGGAATCCCATGGGGACCGGGCGCAGCCACCCACTACCACATGGGCTGA
- a CDS encoding inositol-3-phosphate synthase has protein sequence MGTKSIRVAIAGLGNCASSLIQGVEYYRNASPGTQVPGLMHVEFGDYHVGDIDFVAAFDVDGKKVGVDIAEAITASENNTLKLADVEPTGIEVLRGPTLDGLGEYYRDTIVESDRDAVDVVKALKDAEADVLVCYLPVGSQQAVEFYAQAAIDAKVAFVNALPVFIAGTKEWDEKFRAAGVPIVGDDIKSQIGATITHRVMAKLFEDRGVVLDRTYQLNVGGNMDFKNMLERQRLESKKISKTQAVTSNTSAQLSDRDVHIGPSDYVEWLDDRKWAFVRLEGRNFGDAPVSLEYKLEVWDSPNSAGVIIDAVRAAKIGLDRGIGGALISASSYFMKSPPEQKDDDAAHEAVEAFIRGDIER, from the coding sequence GTGGGAACGAAATCGATTCGAGTCGCGATTGCCGGACTGGGCAACTGCGCCTCGTCCCTGATCCAAGGCGTGGAGTACTACCGGAATGCGTCCCCGGGGACGCAGGTCCCGGGCCTCATGCACGTGGAATTCGGGGACTATCACGTCGGTGACATCGATTTCGTTGCCGCCTTCGACGTCGACGGCAAGAAGGTCGGCGTCGACATCGCCGAGGCGATCACCGCCAGCGAGAACAACACCCTCAAACTCGCCGATGTGGAGCCGACCGGCATCGAGGTCCTGCGCGGGCCCACCCTCGACGGACTCGGCGAGTACTACCGCGACACGATCGTCGAATCCGACCGCGACGCGGTCGACGTGGTCAAGGCCCTCAAGGACGCCGAGGCGGATGTGCTCGTCTGCTACCTGCCTGTGGGTTCACAGCAGGCCGTTGAGTTCTACGCTCAGGCCGCCATCGACGCGAAGGTCGCGTTCGTCAATGCCCTGCCCGTGTTCATCGCCGGCACCAAGGAATGGGACGAGAAGTTCCGTGCCGCCGGTGTCCCGATCGTCGGCGACGACATCAAGTCCCAGATCGGGGCGACCATCACCCACCGTGTGATGGCGAAGCTGTTCGAAGACCGCGGTGTCGTCCTCGACCGGACCTACCAGCTCAACGTCGGCGGCAACATGGACTTCAAGAACATGCTCGAGCGTCAGCGTCTCGAGTCGAAGAAGATCTCGAAGACTCAGGCTGTGACTTCGAACACCTCCGCCCAGCTGTCCGACCGTGACGTCCACATCGGTCCCAGCGATTACGTCGAATGGCTCGACGACCGCAAGTGGGCCTTCGTCCGCCTCGAGGGCCGCAATTTCGGTGATGCCCCGGTGTCCCTGGAGTACAAGCTCGAGGTGTGGGACTCGCCGAACTCCGCCGGCGTCATCATCGACGCCGTGCGTGCGGCGAAGATCGGCCTCGACCGCGGAATCGGCGGAGCCCTCATCTCCGCTTCCTCATACTTCATGAAGTCGCCTCCGGAGCAGAAGGACGACGACGCCGCCCACGAGGCCGTCGAAGCGTTCATCCGCGGAGACATCGAACGCTGA
- a CDS encoding peptide chain release factor 3, translated as MTSGQYSDKDIRHEASRRRTFAVISHPDAGKSTTTEALALHARAIGQAGATHGKAGRRATVSDWMQMEQDRGISISSAALQFEYRDAVFNLVDTPGHADFSEDTYRVLSAVDCAVMLIDAAKGLEAQTMKLFEVCAHRNIPIITVINKWDRPGLDALELMDEVQQRTGLLPTPITWPVGQSGDFRGVLDRSTGEYTKYARTDGGATIAGEETHTAEAAADLEGDAWTTAVDESDLLEMEDQNHDQETFLAGRSTPVMFASAVLNFGIHKLLDLLVDLAPAAEARLDKDDQPRPVDDPFSGFVFKVQAGMDSNHRDRLAYIRVCSGVFERGTVLTHASTGKPFATKYAQQVFGRDRDVVDEAFPGDVVGLVNASALRVGDSLYLDKKVEFPGIPTFSPEHFMVIRAKDSSKYKQFRRGIEQLDHEGVIQVLRSDLRGDQAPVLGAVGPMQFEVAEDRMTNEFNAPCTLERLNFSLARRTTPECVPTLARERSVEVLHRSDGELLALFSDRWRLQGVQKNHPDLVLDPLVVS; from the coding sequence GTGACTTCTGGCCAGTATTCCGACAAGGACATCCGACACGAGGCGTCCCGCCGCCGCACGTTCGCTGTCATCTCGCACCCCGACGCGGGCAAATCGACGACCACCGAGGCGCTCGCCCTGCACGCACGTGCCATCGGCCAGGCGGGAGCCACCCACGGAAAGGCCGGCCGCCGCGCCACCGTCTCCGACTGGATGCAGATGGAACAGGACCGCGGAATCTCGATCTCCTCGGCGGCCCTGCAGTTCGAGTACCGCGACGCCGTGTTCAACCTCGTCGACACTCCGGGTCACGCCGACTTCTCCGAGGACACCTACCGTGTCCTCTCCGCCGTCGACTGCGCCGTCATGCTCATCGACGCCGCCAAGGGCCTCGAGGCACAGACGATGAAGCTCTTCGAAGTCTGTGCCCACCGCAATATCCCGATCATCACGGTCATCAACAAGTGGGACCGTCCCGGCCTCGACGCGCTCGAACTCATGGACGAGGTCCAGCAGCGCACCGGCCTCCTGCCCACGCCGATCACCTGGCCCGTCGGCCAGTCCGGAGACTTCCGCGGCGTCCTCGACCGGTCCACCGGCGAGTACACGAAGTACGCCCGCACCGACGGAGGCGCCACGATCGCCGGTGAGGAGACCCACACCGCCGAGGCGGCCGCCGACCTCGAGGGCGATGCGTGGACGACCGCTGTCGATGAGTCGGATCTGCTGGAGATGGAAGACCAGAACCATGACCAGGAGACCTTCCTCGCCGGCCGATCGACCCCGGTGATGTTCGCGTCCGCCGTGCTCAACTTCGGCATCCACAAACTCCTCGACCTCCTCGTCGACCTCGCCCCGGCCGCCGAAGCCCGCCTGGACAAGGACGATCAGCCCCGCCCCGTCGACGATCCGTTCTCCGGTTTCGTGTTCAAGGTCCAAGCCGGCATGGATTCGAACCACCGTGACCGACTCGCCTATATCCGAGTCTGCTCGGGAGTCTTCGAACGCGGTACCGTCCTCACTCACGCCAGCACCGGCAAGCCCTTCGCCACGAAATATGCTCAGCAGGTCTTCGGACGCGACCGCGACGTCGTCGACGAAGCGTTCCCCGGCGATGTCGTCGGATTGGTCAACGCCTCCGCACTGCGGGTCGGTGACTCCCTCTACCTCGACAAGAAGGTCGAGTTCCCGGGTATTCCGACGTTCTCGCCCGAACACTTCATGGTCATCCGCGCGAAGGACTCCTCGAAGTACAAGCAGTTCCGTCGCGGCATCGAACAGCTCGACCACGAAGGTGTCATCCAGGTGCTGCGCTCGGACCTGCGCGGCGATCAGGCACCGGTGCTCGGCGCGGTCGGACCCATGCAGTTCGAAGTGGCCGAAGACCGGATGACCAACGAATTCAACGCTCCCTGCACCCTGGAGCGTCTGAACTTCTCCCTCGCCCGACGCACCACTCCCGAATGCGTGCCGACCCTGGCTCGGGAACGCTCGGTCGAGGTGCTTCACCGTTCCGACGGTGAGCTGCTGGCACTGTTCTCGGATCGGTGGCGGCTGCAGGGTGTGCAGAAGAACCACCCCGACCTGGTCCTCGACCCCCTGGTCGTCAGCTGA